In Meleagris gallopavo isolate NT-WF06-2002-E0010 breed Aviagen turkey brand Nicholas breeding stock chromosome 3, Turkey_5.1, whole genome shotgun sequence, one DNA window encodes the following:
- the ALDH5A1 gene encoding succinate-semialdehyde dehydrogenase, mitochondrial: MITRKVGAALAAGCTVVVKPAEDTPLSALALGELANQAGIPAGVYNVVPCSRQQAPAVGEVLCTDPLVAKISFTGSTATGKILLKHAAGTVKRVSMELGGHAPFIVFDSADVDRAVAGALASKYRNSGQTCVCANRFLVQRGIHDKFVEKFAKAIESELRVGSGFDAKTTQGPLINEKAVEKVERHINDAVSQGASVVTGGKRHSLGKNFFEPTLLSNVTTKMLCTQEETFGPLAPVIKFDTEAEAIAIANAADVGLAGYFYSQDPAQIWRVAEQLEVGMVGVNEGIVSSAESPFGGIKQSGIGREGSKYGIDEYLEIKYVCFGGL, encoded by the exons ATGATTACCCGGAAGGTTGGTGCAGCTTTGGCAGCTGGCTGTACAGTAGTAGTGAAACCTGCAGAGGACACACCTTTATCAGCATTAGCTCTTGGAGAG CTTGCAAACCAGGCTGGAATTCCAGCAGGAGTGTATAATGTTGTTCCTTGTTCAAGACAGCAGGCCCCAGCTGTAGGGGAGGTTCTGTGCACTGATCCATTGGTAGCCAAAATATCTTTTACGGGCTCCACTGCAACAGGAAAG ATACTGCTGAAACATGCAGCTGGCACTGTGAAGCGAGTTTCCATGGAGCTTGGAGGGCATGCTCCTTTTATAGTGTTTGACAGTGCTGATGTGGACCGTGCTGTTGCAGGAGCCCTTGCTTCTAAGTATAGAAACTCAGGTCAG acGTGTGTTTGTGCAAACCGTTTCCTGGTGCAGAGGGGGATCCATGACAAATTTGTAGAAAAGTTTGCTAAAGCCATAGAGAGCGAGCTGCGTGTTGGAAGTGGATTTGATGCAAAAACTACCCAGGGGCCATTAATTAATGAAAAAGCAGTAgagaag GTAGAGAGACACATTAACGATGCAGTTTCACAAGGAGCATCTGTTGTGACTGGAGGGAAACGACACAGCCTGGGAAAGAACTTCTTTGAGCCAACGTTACTGAGTAACGTTACGacaaaaatgctttgcacaCAAGAGGAGACATTTGGCCCTTTAGCACCAGTTATCAA atTTGACACTGAAGCAGAAGCCATTGCTATAGCAAATGCAGCTGATGTGGGTTTAGCAG GATATTTCTATTCCCAAGATCCAGCACAGATCTGGAGGgttgcagagcagctggaagttGGAATGGTTGGTGTAAATGAAGGCATAGTCTCCTCGGCTGAGAGTCCCTTTGGTGGGATAAAGCAGTCTGGCATAGGGAGAGAAGGTTCCAAGTATGGCATTGATGAATACTTAGAAATTAAGTACGTCTGCTTTGGAGGCTTGTAG